The DNA region TTATATGTACGATTAGTCCATTTGTTTTTATTCACGAAGTCGTTCAGGGAACGCTCCAATGTTTTAAATATTTGCTGATTGGTTTGCGATACCTGATCTGCATTGATGGTCACCACACAGTTCAATTCTTGCGCCGAAACCGACGTAATGAAAAACGAACATAAAAGAATATATATAAAGTTACGCATGGTATCTTTTCAAGATTTCGTCAAAAATATCTTTGGCCACCTCTGCCTTTGTCTTAAGTTCAAACGGCGTAATCGTAGAATTCTTATCTATAAAAGTGATTTTGTTGGTAGGTTTTCCAAAACCGGCCCCTTTATCATTCAAGGAATTAAGAACAATAGCATCCAAGTTCTTCTTTTTAAGCTTCACTTTAGCATTTTCAAGTTCATTTTCTGTCTCTAATGCAAAACCGACCAAAAACTGATCTTTTTTCTGATTGCCCAGAGAAAGTAAAATATCCTTTGTTTTTACCAACTCTATAGAAAACTCACTTTCTTTTTTCTTTATTTTCTGGGTTGCAACCGTTTTTGGGGTATAATCCGCCACAGCCGCGGCACAAATAGCAACATCTATAGCTTCATAATGCAAATGAACCTCGTTGTACATTTCTTCTGCCGAAATCACTTTTCTTAAAGTAATAAGTTCATGTGAAACCGTAAAATGAGACGGCCCAGAAACCAAAATAACCTCGGCTCCTAAATTTGCAGCTGCATTTGCCAATTCGTACCCCATTTGGCCTGACGCATGGTTACCAATAAATCGTACAGGATCTATAGCTTCATATGTGGGGCCAGCAGTAATCAGCACTTTTTTTCCGCTCAGCGGAAGTCCTTTTTGAAGATGCCCATTAATGAATTTCACAATATCCTCAGGTTCCGCCATTCGTCCTTCACCGTGAAGTCCACTCGCCAATTCACCAGAAGTAGCGAGTATCATTATATTTCCAAAAGACTTTAATTTTTTAAATGATGCTATTGAAGATGGATGTTTATACATATCCAAGTCCATAGCAGGGGCAAAAAACACGGGACATTTTGCAGACAGGTAGCACGCCAACAATAAATTGTCACATGTTCCGGATGCCATTTTGGACAAGGTATTTGCCGTAGCAGGCGCTACGATCATCAAATCTGCCCATAGCCCTAACTCAACATGATTGTTCCAATCCGTTGCACCTCCTTCTTCATTGACAAA from Zobellia alginiliquefaciens includes:
- the coaBC gene encoding bifunctional phosphopantothenoylcysteine decarboxylase/phosphopantothenate--cysteine ligase CoaBC; the encoded protein is MLGGKNILLGITGGIAAYKTTFLVRLLIKAGANVKIVLTESASSFVSPLTLATLSKNPVLSSFVNEEGGATDWNNHVELGLWADLMIVAPATANTLSKMASGTCDNLLLACYLSAKCPVFFAPAMDLDMYKHPSSIASFKKLKSFGNIMILATSGELASGLHGEGRMAEPEDIVKFINGHLQKGLPLSGKKVLITAGPTYEAIDPVRFIGNHASGQMGYELANAAANLGAEVILVSGPSHFTVSHELITLRKVISAEEMYNEVHLHYEAIDVAICAAAVADYTPKTVATQKIKKKESEFSIELVKTKDILLSLGNQKKDQFLVGFALETENELENAKVKLKKKNLDAIVLNSLNDKGAGFGKPTNKITFIDKNSTITPFELKTKAEVAKDIFDEILKRYHA